The region ATGATGTAGCTAAATTGCTTTTTAAGTTTTTTGACCAGagtaaacaaagtaaaaaaaagttgatttaaaaaaaaatggcataCACATTGTGTATACACGTATCCCAATTCTACACACACATTGTGTACAAATGTGTTTCACACTTTCAGAGACACACATAGGACTGTGTGTAATGGTGTGCTGGTATAAACATAGCATTATGGGAATTATTTACAGGGGGTCCATGCCATGTTGTGTACTGAACTCCTGGAAGTCCTCTGGAATGGTGTCTGGAAAAGAGATTTATGTATatgaaacagaaatgttttgtaacattataaatgtttatgtttatgttctcACCATTGCAGCGGTACTTCAAGTTTGACCAGATGATGTTCTCTTGAGAGAAGCAGAACACTCCCAGTCTTCCTCCTCTCATTGTGGTATCAATTGTTACCCCAGAATCTGCCACCAGCTCTGATCCCTCATAGAATCGAACCctaaatatacacacaaaagTCTGTactgaatcatttttatttttaacacgaTTTTCTTTCTCAAGTAACAGCTTGCTTGGCTTCAAACTTCAAGTCACCTGAATTTCGATTGGCTCACCTGATGTATCCGACTTGTGGGCGGTGCTGCAGGTACCAGCGGTATGATACCTTGTCCTTCCAGCCAACGTTTCTTGGATCCTTCCACAGGAGACGCACCTGATCATTAGTGTCACCTGTATGCCAGAGAGAGTTCCTCAAATGCTCTCCTGGACCAGTCTTGGACTTCACTGCCTAAGAGTATGAGACAAAGATAGAGTTATCTTAATTCACTGCAAGACTTTCTCACAAAATTAGACATAAATCTTGAAATTCATATGATCAACCTTCAGCTGAATGCCAGGTTCAGCTACGGCTCTGAAGGGTGTGGCCTGCCAGTATGTCTGCTCTGTTTGCTTCCACATCACCACATAGAAACTGGAAGAATCTTGGTAGCCAAAGATGAAGCCGGCATAGTCGTCATCAGTCACCGTATTCACATGGAAGGTTCCCTCGAAATCAACACCGCTGAATGCAGTGTAACCTGGTCATCGGAGAGGGTAATTGCATCATCcatagaaataatttaatatatcatTAACCATGATGGACAAACATGCATCTTCTCACCAACAGCAAGGCCAGGGTCACTATTCATAGTCTGGACAATCTCCATTCCCTTTGAAGCAAGGCAAAGAATTTGTCAGCATTGCACGTCTCAAACACAGTTTTCTGTAGAGATATATCAAATGACAAGTCTTTTGCTGATCTGTCACCTGGTTAAGAACCACCCAGTTGGGGTCAATCTGAGCATCACCCTCTGGGTCCAGTACAACCGTCTGATAGGCTCTGAAGTCTGTCAGTGTGATCTCTGCATTTTCTGGACAGTTATCGATCCTGTCGATCACCTTGTCTTGGTCAAAGTCTGATTCGCATATGTCGCCCACTCCATCATCTGTGGAGAAATGAACAGGTGAGTGAGGGATGTTTGAAAACTTTGAGAATAATGGGATATTTCCGTTTCTTACACAAAGGTATCATATggctttagaagacttggaaGACAGTGCAGAGTCATATGTCAGCTATTTATATGGAGTTTGACAATCACTAttcatttctgttttcattCTATGGACATTCTGCTTTCTGTGTattgttccaatgaagaaaaacaGGGTGAGCAGATGATCACAGAATAGCATACAGTTCATACTGTGTCTAATTAAGGATTAATGGTGTACTCACTGTTGTCATCTATTTGGTCAGGGTTGGGCACCAACCGGCAGTTATCTGGTCCAGGAGGCAGTGTGTCAGGAATAccatcattatcatcatcatcgtcaCATTCATCTCCCAGTCCGTCTTTATCTGTGTCCAGCTGGGAGCTGTTAATTACCAGCGGGCAGTTGTCTTTGCTATCTTGGTGACCATCACCATCGCTGAAGGATACAAGAAATATCACAGGAGTGCTTGGAGAAATTTCAACAGAAATTTGACAGTATTGTCTGATAATTCATCATTTGgtgtaaaacaaaagaaacaaggAAGCTGTATCTCTGTTGCACAAGTGATGGACCATTTCATACCTATCTTGATTTGTGTCGCAAGAATCTCCAACAAGATCATTGTCAATGTCAGACTGAGAAGAAGAGGagtgaatgtaaatatttattatagtaGAGAAGTACAGCATTTGAGGAATATATAGTTGTCTGCCAATCATGTACCTGATTTGGATTTGGGGTGTCAGGACAGCTGTCGCATGCATCTCCCACCCCATCCCCATCACGATCCAGCTGGTCACGATTTTTCACTCGCTGGCAGTTATCCAGGAAGTTTTTCAACCCTGACAGTCAGTAAAAGCAGACCCCAAAAATGGGAATGACTTAGCACCagaaagacaaagacaaatCTTTTGTTCGAACCAAACATTCAAGACTTTAGATTTTACCATCTCCTCATTCTCTTACCATCTCCATCCATGTCGTCATCGCATGCATCTCCGAGGCCATCAGAATCTGTGTCTCTCTGATCTGGGTTATCCACTCGGATACAGTTGTCACATGCATCACCATGGCTGTCCTTATCACTGTTCAGTTGATTTATATTTGGTGTCAGCCAGCAGTTATCCTAAAATCCATGCATATGtacaagggaaaaaaaaaagtttacttcATCATAACCAGAGATAGAAATTCAAGATTTAAGAGATTTTTATAGGAATTAGTGTGAGATTCTGCAGTGCATATAAACAACCACGCCATGAATGTGTGCATTTACCTGCTCATTCAGTATTCCATCTCCATCTGCATCTGGGTCACATGCATCGCCTTTCCCATCGCCATCTGCGTCCTCTTGTCCCGAGTTTGGAACGGTAACACAGTTGTCCTGGTATTGAATAAACAATATGAATCAGCTCTCCCGGAGACAGGCAACTGATGTCACCGGAGCCCTAAGCAAGTCAATATCGTTTCCATTGTTGCCATGGTTACCTTTCTGCAGGTTGGGTCTCGGCAGCGCAGCTTCTCATCAGGGTACCCGTCGATGTCAGTGTCTTTACCACAGAGATAACCGTTTCCAGCCCATCCAATGCCACActagtacacaaacacaccctTAGCATTTGCCCTTGAGCATAATGCCTTtttcatatatgtgtgtgtgccttGAAAGGGTACCTGGCATGTGATGGTGCCATCTCTTTCCTCTATGCACTGCGCATTGGGGTCGCAAGGGTTCTGTTGGCGGTTTCCGCAGCTTTTCTCTGGCTTACAACCTCTAATCTGGTCACCTGTAAATCCGGTCTTACATCGGCCACATTGATATGATCCCTACACAACATAACACACATTTTGAGGCACTATTCTTATGTTTTGCATTTCTGAGTGACACATAATGGCATCACAGAGATGCATTGTGAACAGGTCAGTTCTCACCACAGAATTCACACAGATGGAGTTAGGGGTGCATCCTCCGTTATCTGGTCCTTTACACTCATCAATATCATCACACACCTAAAGAAAATATAGGAATTAGGAGATAAATGACCTTTCAGTCTTTTAATCATTGGCTGCGCATCAAAATATCAGTGGTAATTTTTTGAACTGCCTAAACTTTGCTTTACAACATATGACCTGCACACAGTGGTGCCGGGGATAATGCTGCAGCTTGATGCTTCACTTTGCATAAAGTTTAATGCATTAGGGAACTCTGACACAAATCATGCAAAAGGGCCCCAAGTCATCAGTTACGTACCtgcttgtgtgtttgtgcataaGCTACGCCAACACCCTCCAGTGGTTTGCCAGTGAATCCAAGAGGACATGCCTCACAGCGGAAACCTGGAGCCATGTTCACACACCTCACGCCAGGGAAGCAGGGATTAAACTGGCACTGCAATAGACACAAACATGCATGGCAATGACATTTATTCAACCCCGAGATTGAATTCTGGCTCATGGTCCTTTCCTCTCCCATTGGTTCCAGTTTAACTCTATATACTGTCCTATCAAAATAAGGAACTACAGGTTTcatcttgttttatttcagaagatcagcttcaaaaaaaaattaaatcccACGCATTACTCAAACTTGCATCCTTACAAAGTTTCATTAGCAACATTTCTATCAATCAATCTTCCTCAGGCTATACCAGGAGATCAAGAAAAAGCCATTTGTCTTGATATGACCCCTTGAACAGACACGTACCTCATCAACATCGTCACAGCTGTAGCCATCTCCAGTGTATCCATCAGGGCATGGACCGCACTCCACCCCCTCAGCTGTTTCTATACACATGTCATTACGGAAACACACTCCAGGAGTGCACTTTGGTTTCACCACCTCCGTTCCGTCCAGCCCTAGAATTAACCAAtcgtatttagcatttatggtgtgGTTGGAAGCATTCATGATATGTCTGTAATTGAACACTCCATGATTGCACTCCTGCTTCAAATCTACTTCAGCTTTGGTGACTTTGAAGTCTTGACTGCAGTATTTGTTTGAGACGTTGCCGTGGATATTTGTGGACACCGAAAACGTTTTGTTTGGGTTTCTTATTTGGATATCTGCATCAACAAACTCATGCATATCACGCATGTCTTGCTCATCATAATGTCTTACCACAGGCCTGGCACTCAGAGATGGTGTTTCTGAGGAAAGATGTTTCCTTCACCTGTAAACATGCgtgcaaacacaaaaaaatctttataaatAAGGGATGGTGGAAATTaagaacatttaaacaaaaggGTAATTGTCAGGAAGGCTTTACCTGCTGAATAAGAACATCTTTAAGCTCATTAATGACCTTTGTCAGCTCCAGCATCTGATTTGTAAGCTGTTTCGTGTTAAGCCCtttataaacaacaaaaacgcTGATCTTATCATTTTAGCAGATAAagaatttattcacattttctcTTTCATCTTTTCCTTTGGAATCTATTCCTTAAAGGTTTACTCAGTAATTAAGCTTATTTTCTTACTGTCATCTTGGATGGAAAACGAGAGCTGATGCCACTGGAAAATGCTTTATTTGTAAACAAACCCCtagcaaccaatcagaacaccctagcaacaccctggcaaccaccaaTAACTCTCTAGCATTGTGGTGGCAGATTGTGCACATGCACCACTCatgttttcttcagaaaatgtaaaaattaccTAAAGTCTGTACGGAGTCACTCTGATGAGTGTGGCAGTCCTGCAGCGATGCAACATTTTCCATTGAATCACCATATGccagtttgagctcctccaactCCTCCTGCCAATCAGAACAGAAAGAGCACAATGGGGAGTTTATGTTAGTGTATTAGTGCATGCAATGAAAACCTCCAAATATATCTCTCAGCATGTGAGTGTATAGCTATTAAATATGTTGTATACGTGTGCTTTCCCCTGCATAGTTTTGAGCTCCACTCCCTGGTGATTGTTTAGGCCATTAAACACAGCTGGTAAATCTCTCAGCGTCTCcaccagcctgcagtccaggtGGAGCTCCACCCCGGGCACCGGTAAAACCCCCTGGTTGTGCGGGAAGCCCCTTGGTTGGCCCACCTCCAGTCCCTTCAGATGGAAGAGCAGGC is a window of Onychostoma macrolepis isolate SWU-2019 chromosome 21, ASM1243209v1, whole genome shotgun sequence DNA encoding:
- the thbs4b gene encoding thrombospondin-4-B, producing the protein MTGTMHLLAAVSLILTFSSASAESTVYNLLTSPDCLPDLLHGGLAEQRVTELFILTTFRLQPRTGNTIFSLYNPRDNSKYFEFSVLGKLNKATLRYLRRDGRMSTVTFNNLKLADGEKHRLLFHLKGLEVGQPRGFPHNQGVLPVPGVELHLDCRLVETLRDLPAVFNGLNNHQGVELKTMQGKAHEELEELKLAYGDSMENVASLQDCHTHQSDSVQTLGLNTKQLTNQMLELTKVINELKDVLIQQVKETSFLRNTISECQACGLDGTEVVKPKCTPGVCFRNDMCIETAEGVECGPCPDGYTGDGYSCDDVDECQFNPCFPGVRCVNMAPGFRCEACPLGFTGKPLEGVGVAYAQTHKQVCDDIDECKGPDNGGCTPNSICVNSVGSYQCGRCKTGFTGDQIRGCKPEKSCGNRQQNPCDPNAQCIEERDGTITCQCGIGWAGNGYLCGKDTDIDGYPDEKLRCRDPTCRKDNCVTVPNSGQEDADGDGKGDACDPDADGDGILNEQDNCWLTPNINQLNSDKDSHGDACDNCIRVDNPDQRDTDSDGLGDACDDDMDGDGLKNFLDNCQRVKNRDQLDRDGDGVGDACDSCPDTPNPNQSDIDNDLVGDSCDTNQDSDGDGHQDSKDNCPLVINSSQLDTDKDGLGDECDDDDDNDGIPDTLPPGPDNCRLVPNPDQIDDNNDGVGDICESDFDQDKVIDRIDNCPENAEITLTDFRAYQTVVLDPEGDAQIDPNWVVLNQGMEIVQTMNSDPGLAVGYTAFSGVDFEGTFHVNTVTDDDYAGFIFGYQDSSSFYVVMWKQTEQTYWQATPFRAVAEPGIQLKAVKSKTGPGEHLRNSLWHTGDTNDQVRLLWKDPRNVGWKDKVSYRWYLQHRPQVGYIRVRFYEGSELVADSGVTIDTTMRGGRLGVFCFSQENIIWSNLKYRCNDTIPEDFQEFSTQHGMDPL